One Paenibacillus sp. SYP-B4298 genomic window, TCATGAGGTGAAGGCAGCGGCGGTGTATGAGGAGGACGGTCGTTAATACGAGAGGAGGCGCGATGTGGAGAGTGTATGGCATATATCGGAATGGGACTTGACGATCCGGGTGTTAATCTCTGCTGCGCTTGGGGGATTGATCGGACTGGAGCGTGAGTGGAGCAATCATGCGGCAGGGCTGCGCACACATATTCTGGTATGTATCGGCTCGACGGTCATTATGCTGCTGTCGGCATATGGCTTCAGCGCATTCGTCGATGAGGCCAATGTGCGGATGGACCCGGCTCGTCTGGCGGCACAGGTGGTCAGCGGGATCGGATTTTTGGGCGCGGGAGCGATCCTCCGAACAGGCTCGACGATCTCCGGCCTGACGACCGCCGCTTCGATCTGGGTGGTGGCGGCAATTGGTCTGTGTGTTGGAGCGGGCTTTCTGTATACCGCTGTGCTGGCGACGGTCATCGTGCTCGTCAGCCTGTTCCTGCTGAACAAGATTGAGACGCAGATGCTTCGGCATCGCAGACATCATGAACTGGTGATTCGCATCATCGATCACCCTGGTGTAACGGATGAGATCTTCACGAGTCTCGAGCTGGAGAAAATCAGGATCGTACATGTCAAATTCAGCTCAGAGAAGGAACGCAAGGCGGATCAGTCGACAGTTATTATTACGGAGATGAGGCTGAACGTGAAGACGCGCAATCAGAAGCAGCTCGCTACTGCGATCGAGCACATTACTTCTATGGAGCATGTGTTGTCGACAGAGACGGGATTCCTGAAGGTGGCAGGCAACCCGAAGCGGATGCGGCTGAACAAGTATGAGGAGGAGACGCTGCATCAGTAGGCTGTGCAGGGACCCAATTTCATTTACAAGTTCCGGTTATGACGAGGCTGCATCTACTAATCCTAAAACAAAAGATAAAAAGGTAGACCTGACCCCACTGAGGGTCTATCTTTATTTAAGGGAGTGTTGAAATGACAAAGAAATGGATTATGGGTATTGTGTTATTTATTATTGGAACATTATCTATAATGTATTTTTTGAGTTTGAATTCACCCCAAACCCGGACGACGATTGGGTTGTTTACTATCATAAATAAAGGGCATGATTCAGATAAATGGATCTCTGCTACTTCTGAAAGTGATGTACTCACAAGAATAACAGTAACAGATGAAAACACATGGAATGAAATTATTGTGGGAAAAAAATATAGCTTATACTTCAGAGAAACTAAGGGAATAATTAAACTCGTATCGATTTATCCTGAGGGCTATTCAGGTAGAATAGAATAATGTATTTTTTTACGATTGCCAACTATATGTAAGGGATCCATCCGTTCTATAATCTGAAACAGCCGTGAAAGAATGCATCCTGCAAATGGAGCTACGCCGTGCATGGGCTCTATGGAGGACTTCGGTAAAAAAGCAGTGGTTCTGATTAAGAGCCGTTGCTTTTTTGCATGTCTGTCAGGCGTTGGCTGTTATGTATGTAAGGAATTCGATGAGTATGCCGAACAGGTCACAGCCGAACATAAAGTTAAGGAAGGGCGGGCGTGAGATTGAAGTTTGCCCTAAGGCCGCTCATGGCGGTTATGCGAATGGCCTGGCGTAGCGGCATGAGTGTTCTTCCAGTTCAGGAAGAAGATAATTCCTGCCTGGTCAAGGCTTTTTGCTCGCTGTTCTTTACGGTTCTGCGCTCGCTGTAGTATGATGGTAAGAGTGAAAAAGCGTCGGTGCAAGTGATGCAAACAGGAGGAACGTTATGTCGGAACAAACTACCGTAACGGCAAACCGCTCGCAGCCGAGCAATCTGCTGCGCCGGGATGTTCGCTTTCTAGGAAACATTCTGGGCGAGGTACTCGTCCACCAGGGCGGCGAGGGGCTGCTGGAGATCGTCGAGAAGATTCGCGAGATGAGCAAGACGCTGCGAGCCGAGTTCATGCCAGAGCTCTACGAGGAATTCAAGAAGGTTACCGGCAGCTTGAGCCCCGAGATTCGCCATCAGGTGGTTCGGGCGTTTGCTATTTATTTTCAATTAGTGAATATCGCCGAGCAGAACCACCGTATTCGCCGTAAGCGGGATTATGAGCGTTCAGCCGGAGAGGCTGTACAGCCTGGCTCTATCGAGAGCGCAATCCAGAAGCTGAAGGAACAGAATGTCGCTGTGGAGGACGTGGAGGAGATGCTGGCGGGAATTTCGCTGGAGCTGATTATGACAGCGCATCCGACCGAAGCGACCCGCCGCGCGGTGATGGATATTCATAAGCGGATGGCAGCAGATGTGATGGAGCTGGACAACCCTACGCTGACGTATCGCGAGCGTGAGAAGCTGCGCGAGAAGCTGTTGAATGAAGTGCTGACCCTGTGGCAGACAGATGAGCTGCGCGACCGTAAGCCTACGGTGCTGGATGAGGTCCGCAACGGCATGTATTATTTCGAGGAGACACTGTTCGAGGTGCTGCCGAATGTATATGAGGAGCTGGAGCGCTGTCTGCACAAATATTATCCAGGCCGCGACTGGCATGTGCCAACGTATCTGAAGTTTGGTTCGTGGATCGGCGGTGACCGTGATGGCAATCCGTCTGTGACGGCGGATGTAACATGGGAGACACTGACGATGCAGCGCCAGCTCGTGCTGGAGAAGTACGAATCTATATTGAAGGAACTGATGAACGTGCTGTCTTTCAGCGCGAATATCGTCAAAATTCCGCAGGAGCTGTTCGACTCGATCCGCAAGGATGAGGAGATGGTTGGCGAGGTGCAGTGCGTGGCGTTGCGGCGCGACGGCAAGGAGCCATACCGTGTGAAGGTCGCCTTCATGCTGGAGAAGCTGGTGAACACTCGGGACGAGTCGCTGAAGGGCTCAGGCAAGCGCTATAATTCGCCTGAGGAATTGAAGCAGGATCTGTACATCATCGACCGTAGCCTGCGCCACCACTATGCTGATTACGTCGCGGACACCTATATCCGCAAGCTGATTCGCCAGGTTGAGCTGTTCGGCTTCCACCTGTCTGCGCTGGACATCCGTCAGCATAGCAAAGAACATGAGAACGCTATGGCAGAGATACTGGCGAAGATGGACATCACGGCAGATTATGCGGCGCTTCATGAGGATGAGAAGATCGAGCTGCTGCACCGTCTGCTGCAGGACCCTCGTCCATTAACCTCGCCATATCTGACGTATTCGGAAGGTACGCGCGAATGTCTGGATGTGTATCACACCGTGTATCGTGCGCAGCAGGAGTTCGGCGTGAATTGCATCTCCAGCTATCTGATCAGCATGACACAGGGCGCGAGCGACCTGCTTGAGGTGATGGTATTCGCCAAGGAGGTGGGGCTGTTCCGTCAGGAGGCCGATGGCACGACGATCTGCACGCTCCAATCCGTTCCGCTATTCGAGACCATCGATGACCTGCATGCGGCACCTGCCATTATGTCGCGCTTATTCGAGCTGCCGATCTACCGTAGCGCCGTAACGGCTCGTGGCGATCTGCAAGAAATTATGCTCGGCTACTCGGACAGCAACAAGGATGGCGGCGTAGTGACTGCGAACTGGGAGCTGCGTGTAGCGTTGAAGGAGATTACGGCTGCAGCAGGCGCCTATGATGTCAAGCTCAAGTTCTTCCATGGGCGCGGCGGAGCGCTTGGCCGCGGGGGTATGCCGCTTAACCGCAGTATCCTGGCGCAGCCACCTCATACAGTGGGCGGCGGCATCAAGATCACGGAGCAGGGCGAAGTGCTCTCATCCCGCTATTCGATGCAGGGTATTGCTTACCGGAGCCTGGAGCAGGCGACCTGGGCGCTGATTACGTCTGCACGACTGGCCAAGTTCCCTTCGCAACAGCTCGAGGATGGAACGAAGGAGCAGTGGGAGCAGATTGCCAAGTCGATCTCTGAGACGGCACAAGACAAATATCAGGATCTGATCTTCCGCGACCCGGACTTCCTGACCTTCTTCCGCGAATCGACGCCGCTGGCTGAGATTGGTGAATTGAACATCGGTTCACGCCCATCCAAGCGCAAGAACAGCGACCGATTCGAGGATCTGCGGGCGATTCCTTGGGTATTCGCCTGGACGCAGAGCCGCTATCTGCTGCCAGCATGGTATGCGGCTGGTACAGCGCTGCAGCAATATGTGGATGGGAAGGACGAGAATCTGAATACGCTCAAGCAAATGTATGAGCATTTCCCATTCTTCCGTTCGCTGATCGACAATCTGCAGATGGCGCTCGCCAAGGCTGATCTGACGATCGCCAGAGAATACGCATCGATGATTAAGGATGACGAGATTCGTGGACGGATCTTCGGGCTGATCGAGCAGGAATATCAGTTGACCTCGGATATGATCTTGAAGATCTCAGGTCAGCAAGAAATTTTGGATAATGTACCTGTCATTCAGGAATCGATCCGTCTGCGGAATCCGTATGTGGACCCGCTCAGCTACCTTCAGGTGTTGCTGCTTCAAGAGCTGCGCACACTTCGTGCGAGAGATGAGGATGACGCCGAGCTGCTACGCGAGGTGTTGTTGACCATCAATGGCATCGCAGCAGGTTTGCGTAATACAGGATAGAATTAGCCAGCAAGCATACTGTTGTATGAGCGCAGCAGGCTGGGCGTGGACGCCGCTATAGGGGTGTCCGGCGCCCAGCCTTCTCCTGCACATATACAATGTATGATTCCGTTCAATGACTACCACTACTACCATCGAAACACGCTCCGGCCAAACTGGCTCGTTTGGAGGAATATTCGTGATATCTATAGAGGCGCATTTAGTGCGATTATCTCTCAAAGGCGACCAGCAGGCGTTCGCCGAAATTGTCAGACTGTACCAAGAAAAGCTGTACCATATGGCGTACCGAATGCTTGGCAACCGTCAGGAGGCCGAGGATGTCGTGCAGGACGCTTTCTTGCGTGTGCATCATCATATGGAACGCTACGATGAGAAGTTGAAATTTTCGACATGGATTTACCGGATTGCGACGAACTTATGCATTGACCGACTCCGCAAGCGCAAACCAAGCTATTCACTCGACGCCCAGCCTACCGATCACGAGGGACTGGATGGCTATTCGATGATCCCCAGTGACAACCGGACTCCAGAGAGCGAGGTGCTGCTCTCGGAGACACAGCGTATTATCCATGAAGCGATCGCAACGTTGCCGGTGAAGTACAAGACAGTTATGGTACTGCGCTATTTGCAGGAGATGTCACTGCAGGAGATTGGTGATGTGCTTGGCATGCCTGTTACGACAGTCAAGACGCGAGTGCATCGGGGCAGGGAATTTCTGAGGAAAAAATTAGAACGTGTTCTTTGATGTTTATAGATCGAGATTTGGGCAAAAATTTTAGGAAATCTTTAGATTCGCAAAAAAAATGAAACCTTCTATTTGACTGCCACGTATCGTATACGAGTATCATCTTACGAATTATAAGAGTGCAAGGCGGCAATGCCACGTAACCACTCTTGTATGTTCATGTGCCATGCGTTGCCGGGACGAGATTCGGCTAATGTGTGGCATGCCAGCATTTTACAGAAAGGATTGGCTGCCATGGAATGCAACGTCGCCATCGTCATGATGCATGATTATTTAGACGACGAACTGCCAAGGGAAGATAAGATTAAGCTGAAAGAGCATATGAACATCTGCCCAAGCTGCGCCAAGCGGTTTGAACAGTTGCAGCGCACGGAAGCATTCACGCACACTGCCATGATCTGCGGCCTTTCGGAGAGCCGCTTGGATGGCAAGGGGCGTTCAGAGCAGGCCGTTGCTGCGCTGACGAGCCGCATCATGCAGCAGTTGCCGGAGCGCAAGCGTACCTATAGCTGGGTGCAGTGGGTACATCGGCATCCCGCGATTACGGCGGCGGCTGTTTTTTTGCTCGTCATGATGACAAGCTTTTTTGCAATGTGGGATCAAGGCACCGAGTTGATCGTGCGGGGCGCCGGAGAGGATCTGCAACGCATCATTATTGAGGGCGATACGGTAATTGTGCCGCCTGGCGTTCAGATCAGCGGCGATCTGACGATAGAGAACGGCACCGCGGATATTCAAGGTGAAGTGAAGGGAAATCTGACCGTCATCGACGGCTCTCTCAAGCTGGCCTCCACGGCCAAGATCGTCGGTGAGAACCGTGAGATTAATCAGGCGCTCGATTGGCTCTGGTACAAGGTGTCAAAGACAGTCAGCGGTCTGACCTACTGAGCAATAACCGCCTCTCTGGTGACAGAGAGGCTTTTTTTTGATAAGCTTGGCGTGCCAAGTGCGCTCAGCCGTTAACGCTTGATATATAAGGGAAATAAGCGGTATTGCTGATCCTGATCTTCTATATCTACGCGGAACGAAGCTTGGCATGCCAAGTACGCCAAGCCGTTAACGCTTGAAATAGAGGATTTCCGGGCGTAATATAGAAGATAATTAGGTCGTGTCTGAACACCCGTTCAAGGGCATCTCTCCCCGCCTTTTCGACCCATGCTGCGTTGCCTTTTCTTGACGTACCCCGGTACGCCTGCGAAAAAGCGCCTTGCCTGGAACGAAAATTCGGCCAGATCTGATCCGTTCAGAGTTTTCAGACACGCCCTAGGTTAGAATATAATTATTCGGATAAGCTGGAACATTACAGAGATAATTGTGAACATTATAAATTGAACAGCTTCGGCGGGTCGATGGAGGTTGGCTGTTGATGGGCTATTTAGCGGAACTGACCTGGATAGACTGGATCAAAAATCTGATTGATGTGAGCGTCGTCAGTTTCATAATATATAAATTGTTCTTGCTGGTGCGCGGAACACGTGCGGTACAATTGTTAAAGGGGATCTTCGTGCTCGCCGCGGCCTGGGCGCTAAGCACATGGTTCAATCTGTATACGCTCAAGTGGTTGATGAGCCAGCTATTTACCTTCGGTATTATTACGGTCATCTTGATCCTGTTCCAGCCAGAGGTGCGGCGTGCGCTGGAGCAGCTTGGCCGGGGGAAATTATTCGTTCGCTCGAGCGGGGGCGACCGGGATATTAACGATCGTATTAATCATATTATTAAGTCCGTCAATTATCTGTCGGCCCGAAAGATCGGTGCGCTCATCGTCTTCGAGCGGGAGACCGGGCTTAATGAATATATTGAGTCGGGCATCCGTATGGAATCTCTCATCAGCTCGGAGCTGATGATTAATCTGTTCATACCCAATACACCGCTGCATGATGGAGCGGTTATTATTCGAGGCAATCAGATTATGGCGGCGGGCTGCTATCTTCCGTTATCTGAGAACCCATTCATCAGCAAGGAGCTAGGCACACGTCACCGCGCGGCGATTGGCATCAGTGAGGTGTGCGATGCGATCTCCGTCGTCGTCTCCGAGGAGACCGGTCAGGTATCGCTGGCGCTGGGAGGAATGGTTGTGCGCGACATTAAGCAGGAGTCGCTCATTTCTAAGCTGTTCGAGGAGCTGTCTCCGAAATCGATGCCTGCCAAGGGAGCGTCCAAGGTTGCCTTCTGGAAGAGGAAGGGGGGGCAAGATGGATAAGTGGCTGAACAATCCCAATATTTTGAAGGTGGTCTCGGTGCTGCTCGCGCTGCTGCTGTGGGCAACGGTTCATTTTGATCCACAGACGCCAGGTGCTTCGAAGACTACGTTGGATACAAAGGAATACGGTGCGGTGAAGATTCAGGTGGAGGGTCTGGATGAAAATAAACATGACCTTCGCTTACTTGAGCCAAGCGTTGTGCGTATGATGGCTAAAGGGACGTTCGCTGATCTATTATCGGCTTCCGAGGATGACTACAAGGTATATGTAGATGTGACAGGCATAGGCGATGGGCAGCATATCTTACCGATTAAGGTAAAGACGCCTAAGCGCGTGGATATTATCGAGCTGTCGCCGGCACGCGTGACGGTGCTGCTGGAGCCGATGGAGACGAAGGCGTATAATGTCCAGGTGAAGACAACGGGTACACCGGCCAATGATTATAAGGCGGGCACCCCTGTCGTCAGGCCAAGCGGGACAGTGCAGGTCACCTTGCCGACGGATCATATGTCGCAGGTGGGCTCTGTCGTCGCGGCCATATCGATCGACAAGCAGGAGAATACAGTGACTGCCAAGAAGGTGAAGCTGGCCGTCTATGACAAGTCGGGAGCTGAAATACCGGACGCGGTCGTTAAACCGGAGACTGTCGAGGTTGAAGTGCCGATCACGAAGCCGTCCAAGATATTGCCGCTGAGAGTGAGCTATACGGGCACGCTGCCGAGCGGGCTGAGTCTGGTCTCCGTAAAGCCGGATATCCAGCAGGTCACCGTATACGGCCCGCAGACAGAGCTGGACAAATACAGTTACTTCGACAATGTGGTTGTCAATCTGTCCTCCATTAAGGAGAGCGGGGCGCTGACTGTCGAGTTGAAGCCCATGAATGGGCTGGCAGCGGTCAGCCCTGGCAAGGCGACGCTAAGCATTGAGGTGACACCGCATGAGACGCGGACGCTGCCGCAGGTTCCGATTACAGTTACCGGGCTGTCTGAAGGGCTGGATAGCCGATTTGTGACGCCAGAGAGCGGGAGCATGGACATTCAGGTGCGCGGTGCGCCGAGCAATCTGGCGGAGATCGGT contains:
- a CDS encoding MgtC/SapB family protein, coding for MESVWHISEWDLTIRVLISAALGGLIGLEREWSNHAAGLRTHILVCIGSTVIMLLSAYGFSAFVDEANVRMDPARLAAQVVSGIGFLGAGAILRTGSTISGLTTAASIWVVAAIGLCVGAGFLYTAVLATVIVLVSLFLLNKIETQMLRHRRHHELVIRIIDHPGVTDEIFTSLELEKIRIVHVKFSSEKERKADQSTVIITEMRLNVKTRNQKQLATAIEHITSMEHVLSTETGFLKVAGNPKRMRLNKYEEETLHQ
- the ppc gene encoding phosphoenolpyruvate carboxylase, with the translated sequence MSEQTTVTANRSQPSNLLRRDVRFLGNILGEVLVHQGGEGLLEIVEKIREMSKTLRAEFMPELYEEFKKVTGSLSPEIRHQVVRAFAIYFQLVNIAEQNHRIRRKRDYERSAGEAVQPGSIESAIQKLKEQNVAVEDVEEMLAGISLELIMTAHPTEATRRAVMDIHKRMAADVMELDNPTLTYREREKLREKLLNEVLTLWQTDELRDRKPTVLDEVRNGMYYFEETLFEVLPNVYEELERCLHKYYPGRDWHVPTYLKFGSWIGGDRDGNPSVTADVTWETLTMQRQLVLEKYESILKELMNVLSFSANIVKIPQELFDSIRKDEEMVGEVQCVALRRDGKEPYRVKVAFMLEKLVNTRDESLKGSGKRYNSPEELKQDLYIIDRSLRHHYADYVADTYIRKLIRQVELFGFHLSALDIRQHSKEHENAMAEILAKMDITADYAALHEDEKIELLHRLLQDPRPLTSPYLTYSEGTRECLDVYHTVYRAQQEFGVNCISSYLISMTQGASDLLEVMVFAKEVGLFRQEADGTTICTLQSVPLFETIDDLHAAPAIMSRLFELPIYRSAVTARGDLQEIMLGYSDSNKDGGVVTANWELRVALKEITAAAGAYDVKLKFFHGRGGALGRGGMPLNRSILAQPPHTVGGGIKITEQGEVLSSRYSMQGIAYRSLEQATWALITSARLAKFPSQQLEDGTKEQWEQIAKSISETAQDKYQDLIFRDPDFLTFFRESTPLAEIGELNIGSRPSKRKNSDRFEDLRAIPWVFAWTQSRYLLPAWYAAGTALQQYVDGKDENLNTLKQMYEHFPFFRSLIDNLQMALAKADLTIAREYASMIKDDEIRGRIFGLIEQEYQLTSDMILKISGQQEILDNVPVIQESIRLRNPYVDPLSYLQVLLLQELRTLRARDEDDAELLREVLLTINGIAAGLRNTG
- the sigW gene encoding RNA polymerase sigma factor SigW — translated: MISIEAHLVRLSLKGDQQAFAEIVRLYQEKLYHMAYRMLGNRQEAEDVVQDAFLRVHHHMERYDEKLKFSTWIYRIATNLCIDRLRKRKPSYSLDAQPTDHEGLDGYSMIPSDNRTPESEVLLSETQRIIHEAIATLPVKYKTVMVLRYLQEMSLQEIGDVLGMPVTTVKTRVHRGREFLRKKLERVL
- a CDS encoding zf-HC2 domain-containing protein; this translates as MECNVAIVMMHDYLDDELPREDKIKLKEHMNICPSCAKRFEQLQRTEAFTHTAMICGLSESRLDGKGRSEQAVAALTSRIMQQLPERKRTYSWVQWVHRHPAITAAAVFLLVMMTSFFAMWDQGTELIVRGAGEDLQRIIIEGDTVIVPPGVQISGDLTIENGTADIQGEVKGNLTVIDGSLKLASTAKIVGENREINQALDWLWYKVSKTVSGLTY
- the cdaA gene encoding diadenylate cyclase CdaA; this encodes MGYLAELTWIDWIKNLIDVSVVSFIIYKLFLLVRGTRAVQLLKGIFVLAAAWALSTWFNLYTLKWLMSQLFTFGIITVILILFQPEVRRALEQLGRGKLFVRSSGGDRDINDRINHIIKSVNYLSARKIGALIVFERETGLNEYIESGIRMESLISSELMINLFIPNTPLHDGAVIIRGNQIMAAGCYLPLSENPFISKELGTRHRAAIGISEVCDAISVVVSEETGQVSLALGGMVVRDIKQESLISKLFEELSPKSMPAKGASKVAFWKRKGGQDG
- a CDS encoding CdaR family protein, which codes for MDKWLNNPNILKVVSVLLALLLWATVHFDPQTPGASKTTLDTKEYGAVKIQVEGLDENKHDLRLLEPSVVRMMAKGTFADLLSASEDDYKVYVDVTGIGDGQHILPIKVKTPKRVDIIELSPARVTVLLEPMETKAYNVQVKTTGTPANDYKAGTPVVRPSGTVQVTLPTDHMSQVGSVVAAISIDKQENTVTAKKVKLAVYDKSGAEIPDAVVKPETVEVEVPITKPSKILPLRVSYTGTLPSGLSLVSVKPDIQQVTVYGPQTELDKYSYFDNVVVNLSSIKESGALTVELKPMNGLAAVSPGKATLSIEVTPHETRTLPQVPITVTGLSEGLDSRFVTPESGSMDIQVRGAPSNLAEIGAGDIRLSAELSGLAPGRHTVALEVTLPAYVELEEPRLTAVVDIIESRETVAPPDERAEDSPTQEAGPDNNASNSGGTGTSSGGKSGNSSNGSSNSGATNSGSSNNSGSSHSGSNSHGATDSDEEAGGSDATGESTGANNAGNGTASNVTRRIGG